A single window of Granulicella mallensis MP5ACTX8 DNA harbors:
- a CDS encoding alpha/beta hydrolase family protein yields the protein MVSLGCAAVAPLSAQSTARVGLATRVFHPEQRRNWRGAEHKELRCTIWYPAASTATETKQLIGPPDEPLFEAGSAALNAEFAPALRKLPLVLLSHGSGGSAEQFAWLGTALARAGYIAVAVDHPGNNSHEPYTSEGFILSWERATDLSEVLDGVLADAEFGPHIDPQRVGAAGFSIGGYAVMEIAGAQTDISILFDFCKEHPDTTSCHVPEMRGMGSPKEMLQAVRKSSRESLARSGESFRDERVQAVFAIAPANGMVLTDESLRAMRLPVEMVVGKTDPIADPRDNANWIHMNVRGSRETLLSGGVEHYTFLDTCTAAGKSKLGVYCADNAGVNRDAVHAQVAAMAVKFFDRALKAR from the coding sequence TTGGTTTCACTAGGATGTGCTGCGGTCGCACCCCTGTCCGCCCAATCCACCGCGCGCGTTGGCCTGGCGACGCGCGTGTTTCATCCGGAGCAGAGGCGCAACTGGCGCGGGGCAGAGCATAAGGAGCTGCGCTGCACGATCTGGTATCCGGCGGCCTCAACGGCCACGGAGACGAAGCAGTTGATTGGGCCTCCGGACGAGCCGCTGTTTGAGGCCGGTTCTGCAGCGCTCAATGCGGAGTTCGCACCTGCCTTGCGGAAGCTTCCGCTGGTGCTGCTGTCGCACGGCTCTGGCGGTTCCGCGGAGCAGTTTGCCTGGCTGGGCACGGCGCTGGCGCGGGCAGGGTATATCGCGGTCGCGGTGGACCACCCGGGCAACAACTCGCACGAACCCTACACCAGCGAAGGCTTCATCCTGTCATGGGAGCGCGCGACCGATCTGAGCGAGGTCCTTGACGGAGTGTTGGCAGACGCGGAGTTTGGGCCGCACATCGATCCGCAGCGAGTGGGGGCGGCGGGGTTCTCCATCGGTGGCTACGCCGTGATGGAGATAGCCGGCGCCCAGACGGACATCAGCATCCTCTTCGACTTCTGCAAGGAGCATCCGGACACAACCTCCTGCCATGTACCCGAGATGCGCGGTATGGGCAGTCCGAAGGAGATGTTACAGGCGGTGCGCAAGTCCAGCAGGGAATCGCTGGCCCGCTCGGGAGAGTCGTTTCGCGACGAGCGGGTGCAGGCCGTATTTGCAATCGCTCCCGCCAATGGCATGGTGCTCACGGATGAGAGCCTGCGGGCGATGCGCCTTCCGGTAGAGATGGTTGTGGGCAAGACGGATCCGATTGCCGACCCTCGCGATAACGCGAACTGGATTCACATGAACGTACGTGGCTCGCGGGAGACCCTGCTCTCGGGCGGCGTGGAGCACTATACCTTTCTCGATACATGCACAGCCGCGGGGAAGAGCAAGTTGGGAGTTTACTGTGCGGACAACGCCGGGGTAAATCGCGATGCGGTGCATGCGCAGGTGGCCGCGATGGCTGTGAAGTTCTTCGATCGTGCGTTGAAGGCAAGATAG